A genome region from Glycine max cultivar Williams 82 chromosome 5, Glycine_max_v4.0, whole genome shotgun sequence includes the following:
- the LOC100820395 gene encoding cationic amino acid transporter 2, vacuolar, whose translation MGIWCDSEEGGEYGGQCSWSFLTRRKRVDSSDKSNSQGQLAKELTVPHLMAIGVGATIGAGVYVLVGTVAREHSGAALPLSFLVAGFAAALSALCYAELASRCPSAGSAYHYSYICVGEGVAWLIGWALILEYTIGGAAVARGMTPNLAALIGGGENLPSFLSRHSIPGIDVVVDPCSAIMIFIITGLLCVGIKESTMVQSIITSINICALIFVILAGGYLGFKSGWVGYELPAGYFPFGVDGMLAGSATVFFAYIGFDAVASTAEEVKNPQRDLPLGIGGSLFLCCGLYMLVSIVIVGLVPYYAINPDTPISSAFADNGMQWAAYVINGGAFTALCASLMGGILPQPRILMAMARDGLLPPFFSDINKCSQVPVKSTIVTGLVASLLAFSMEVSELAGMVSVGTLLAFTMVAISVLILRYIPPDEVLLLPSLQEPIVSASTQYSWCSLEANEEDAKTHVGASGSKKPTVFKEDVPIDCPLIAKDPVIGKYVHEGNRRKVIGWVIAFTCLGVFVLTFAASNKTMISSVRFALCGVGGCLLLSGFVFLTCMDQDDARHNFGHSGGFTCPFVPLLPVACILINSYLLVNLGAATWARVSIWLAIGVIVYVFYGRTHSTLKDAVCVPATQVVDIYHTSTSCLA comes from the exons ATGGGGATTTGGTGTGATTCAGAAGAGGGTGGTGAATATGGAGGACAGTGTTCATGGAGTTTCTTAACCAGGAGGAAAAGGGTGGATTCTTCAGATAAGAGCAATTCTCAAGGCCAACTTGCCAAGGAGTTAACTGTGCCTCATCTCATGGCAATTG GTGTTGGTGCAACAATTGGTGCTGGTGTGTATGTGCTGGTTGGAACCGTGGCTCGGGAACATTCAGGAGCTGCTTTGCCCCTCTCTTTTCTGGTGGCTGGATTTGCCGCTGCTCTTTCTGCACTTTGCTATGCAGAGTTGGCTAGTCGCTGTCCTTCTGCTGGAAGTGCATATCACTACTCTTACATCTGTGTTGGAGAAGG AGTTGCTTGGTTGATTGGTTGGGCCTTGATACTGGAATATACAATTGGAGGAGCTGCGGTTGCTCGTGGCATGACACCCAATTTG GCTGCACTCATTGGAGGAGGAGAAAATTTGCCCAGCTTTTTATCGCGGCATAGCATTCCTGggattgatgttgttgttgaccCATGTTCAGCaattatgatatttattattactGGACTCCTATGTGTTGGGATCAAAGAG AGTACAATGGTGCAAAGTATAATCACATCAATTAACATATGTGCATTGATTTTTGTCATACTTGCTGGTGGTTACTTGGGGTTCAAATCTGGATGGGTTGGATATGAGCTTCCCGCAGG GTACTTTCCCTTTGGGGTAGATGGGATGCTAGCTGGTTCTGCTACAGTCTTTTTCGCATATATTGGTTTTGATGCAGTTGCCAGCACCGCCGAAgag GTGAAAAATCCTCAGCGTGATTTGCCACTGGGTATTGGTGGCTCATTGTTTCTATGTTGTGGATTGTACATGTTGGTGTCAATTGTTATTGTGGGTTTAGTGCCTTATTATGCAATCAATCCTGATACCCCCATATCATCTGCATTTGCTGACAATGGGATGCAATGGGCAGc ATACGTTATAAATGGTGGGGCCTTTACAGCTTTATGCGCATCATTAATGGGTGGGATATTGCCCCAg CCAAGAATATTGATGGCTATGGCAAGGGATGGGTTGCTGCCACCATTTTTTTCTGACATAAACAAGTGCAGCCAAGTTCCTGTTAAGAGCACAATAGTTACTGGCCTTGTTGCTTCACTCTTAGCATTTTCTATGGAAGTCTCTGAACTGGCTGGGATG GTCAGTGTGGGTACACTTCTTGCATTCACCATGGTGGCAATATCTGTGCTAATACTAAGATATATCCCACCAGATGAGGTTCTATTGCTCCCTTCCCTCCAAGAACCAATTGTTTCAGCGTCAACACAATATAGTTGGTGCAGCttggaagcaaatgaagaaGATGCAAAGACACATGTTGGTGCTTCTGGGAGCAAGAAGCCTACAGTTTTTAAAGAGGATGTACCAATTGATTGTCCTCTTATTGCTAAAGATCCTGTCATAGGCAAAT ATGTACATGAGGGTAACAGGAGAAAAGTAATTGGGTGGGTAATAGCATTCACATGCTTGGGGGTGTTTGTCCTCACATTTGCAGCTTCAAATAAAACTATGATCAG TTCTGTTCGTTTTGCATTATGTGGAGTTGGTGGCTGTCTTCTTCTGTCTGGTTTTGTCTTCCTAACCTGTATGGATCAAGATGATGCAAGGCACAACTTTGGGCACTCTGGAG GTTTTACTTGCCCATTTGTGCCTCTGCTTCCCGTAGCTTGCATTCTTATCAATTCCTATTTACTTGTTAATCTTGG GGCTGCTACTTGGGCACGTGTTTCTATATGGCTGGCTATAGGAGTTattgtttatgtattttatgGCCGAACCCATAGCACTCTGAAAGATGCAGTTTGTGTGCCAGCAACTCAAGTTGTTGATATCTATCACACATCCACAAGCTGTCTTGCTTAA